A region of Halosolutus amylolyticus DNA encodes the following proteins:
- a CDS encoding phosphoribosyltransferase family protein — protein sequence MNRAEKAALQLRAVDVLRMLKETRTYEELAATTGLPAGDLNRYVNGHVLPGTDRAREVVDDLGREALAEELEARIRVDDEGYVDNSGTVFDQSFLDLVAPVVANGYEFDRPDVVLTAATDGITLAAALASYYGTRCAYAKKRKETAVEEFIEARERLQSGIELTYYLPASAIGPAESVLVVDDLIRSGETQELLLDIVETADADVAGVFALIAAGDDGIRRARERTDAPVGALTTV from the coding sequence ATGAACAGAGCCGAGAAGGCGGCCCTCCAGTTGCGGGCCGTCGACGTGTTGCGGATGCTGAAGGAGACCCGGACCTACGAGGAACTCGCCGCGACGACCGGGCTCCCGGCCGGCGATCTCAACCGGTACGTCAACGGACACGTTCTTCCGGGAACCGATCGCGCACGGGAGGTCGTCGACGACCTCGGGCGGGAGGCGCTGGCCGAGGAACTCGAGGCCAGGATTCGGGTCGACGACGAGGGGTACGTCGACAACTCCGGGACCGTCTTCGACCAGTCGTTCCTGGACCTCGTCGCCCCCGTCGTCGCGAACGGCTACGAGTTCGATCGACCGGACGTCGTCCTCACCGCCGCGACCGACGGGATCACCCTCGCTGCGGCGCTGGCGAGTTACTACGGCACCCGGTGTGCCTACGCGAAAAAGCGCAAGGAGACCGCCGTCGAGGAGTTCATCGAGGCGCGCGAGCGCCTCCAGTCGGGGATCGAACTCACCTACTACCTGCCCGCGTCCGCGATCGGCCCCGCCGAATCCGTCCTCGTCGTGGACGATCTCATCCGATCGGGCGAAACCCAGGAACTCCTGCTCGACATCGTCGAGACGGCCGACGCGGACGTGGCTGGCGTCTTCGCCCTCATCGCGGCCGGTGACGACGGGATCAGACGGGCGCGCGAGCGGACGGATGCCCCGGTCGGCGCGCTGACGACCGTCTGA
- the glmS gene encoding methylaspartate mutase subunit S yields the protein MTKPVILGVIGSDAHVVGITILEQALEASGFDVVNLGVQTSQDEFVEAAESADAEAVLVSSLYGHAEQDCQGFHQRLADADLDVTTYIGGNLAVGQDDFEETRRTFREMGFDRVFDSETDPEEAIEALKADLDMRSTEAERESQTLSA from the coding sequence ATGACGAAGCCAGTCATCCTCGGCGTGATCGGTTCCGACGCGCACGTCGTCGGGATCACCATCCTCGAACAGGCGCTGGAGGCGAGCGGGTTCGACGTCGTTAACCTGGGGGTCCAGACGTCCCAGGACGAGTTCGTCGAGGCCGCGGAGTCCGCCGACGCCGAGGCTGTACTCGTGTCCTCGCTGTACGGTCACGCCGAGCAGGACTGTCAGGGCTTCCACCAGCGGCTGGCGGACGCCGACCTCGACGTCACCACGTACATCGGCGGCAACCTCGCGGTCGGGCAGGACGACTTCGAGGAGACCCGGCGGACGTTCCGCGAGATGGGATTCGATCGGGTCTTCGATTCGGAAACCGATCCCGAGGAGGCCATCGAGGCGCTGAAGGCAGACCTGGACATGCGCTCGACGGAAGCCGAACGCGAGAGCCAGACCCTCTCGGCCTGA
- a CDS encoding universal stress protein, with protein MPEHVLVAVDESDRSADAIDFACTEYPDAQITALHVLDPGDFYTATGVEGGAMANYEEIQKHHENRAEEILEDAREQAAEHGVEIDTEHVVGGVSRSIVSYAEDHDVDHIAIGSHGRTGASRILLGSVAETVARRSPVPVTIVR; from the coding sequence ATGCCCGAACACGTTCTCGTCGCTGTCGACGAGTCGGACCGATCGGCCGACGCCATCGATTTCGCCTGCACGGAGTACCCGGACGCCCAGATCACGGCGTTGCACGTCCTCGATCCGGGTGATTTCTACACCGCGACCGGCGTCGAAGGGGGCGCGATGGCCAACTACGAGGAGATCCAGAAACACCACGAGAATCGGGCCGAGGAAATCCTCGAGGACGCCCGCGAGCAGGCGGCCGAACACGGCGTCGAGATCGACACCGAGCACGTCGTCGGCGGCGTCTCCCGATCGATCGTCTCCTACGCCGAGGACCACGACGTCGATCACATCGCGATCGGCAGTCACGGCCGGACCGGCGCGAGTCGGATCCTGCTCGGCAGCGTCGCGGAGACCGTCGCCCGGCGGTCGCCGGTGCCGGTGACGATCGTTCGCTAA
- a CDS encoding RNA-guided endonuclease InsQ/TnpB family protein has translation MEYSHRYQAYPTQEVAERLEHHLDVHRQLYNHVRWDYEQALEDDKPSEYDQNNKLPEWKQRWPVFGELHSKAAQATVARFHRNLSNLRKKKENGHNVGQLKRQAPADYRSVTYNQSGFDLDEKRGHDRYAYVRFSKIGWVKIRYSRPIPDHATIKEVTFKKETTGEWFVSFGLETDDATLPEKPDVDSLNTSNSVGIDLGILNYIHTSDGKTVDWLDLEDEYERLRREQRKLSRKEHGSNNYEKRRREVAKVKRRIQRKVMDYQHKITTWLVREYDAVFVEDLNVQSMLQGDGNARNKQDAAWRQFIQLLEYKADLYSCHVVQVEARGTTKECAACGAETPKPIWIREHSCPSCGFETDRDANAAMNLLKRGFAELGLGWPEDTPVETVTATDTTRFESVSASHVIETGSLPS, from the coding sequence ATGGAATACAGTCACCGCTACCAAGCATACCCGACACAAGAGGTAGCGGAGCGACTGGAACACCATCTCGACGTTCATCGCCAACTCTACAACCACGTCCGCTGGGACTACGAACAAGCCCTGGAAGACGACAAGCCAAGTGAGTACGACCAGAACAACAAACTCCCCGAGTGGAAACAGCGGTGGCCGGTGTTCGGTGAACTGCACTCGAAGGCCGCACAAGCCACCGTTGCACGTTTCCATCGGAACCTCTCGAACCTTCGTAAGAAGAAAGAGAACGGACACAATGTTGGTCAGCTCAAGCGGCAAGCACCCGCTGATTATCGAAGCGTGACGTACAATCAGTCTGGTTTCGACCTCGATGAAAAGAGGGGCCACGACAGGTATGCGTACGTCCGCTTCAGCAAAATCGGCTGGGTCAAAATTCGGTACTCACGCCCAATCCCTGACCACGCCACCATCAAAGAGGTTACGTTCAAAAAGGAGACGACCGGCGAGTGGTTCGTCTCCTTCGGTTTGGAAACGGATGATGCCACCCTTCCTGAGAAACCCGATGTGGACTCGCTCAATACGAGCAACAGCGTTGGGATCGACCTCGGTATCCTCAACTACATCCACACCAGCGATGGCAAGACTGTGGATTGGCTCGACCTTGAGGATGAATACGAGCGACTCCGCCGCGAGCAACGGAAGTTGTCACGGAAAGAACACGGATCAAACAACTACGAGAAACGACGTCGAGAAGTGGCGAAGGTCAAGCGCCGCATCCAGAGGAAAGTGATGGACTACCAACATAAGATAACGACGTGGCTCGTCCGCGAGTACGACGCAGTGTTCGTGGAAGACCTGAACGTCCAGAGTATGCTTCAGGGCGATGGGAACGCCCGTAACAAGCAGGATGCGGCGTGGCGACAGTTCATCCAACTTCTCGAATACAAAGCCGACCTGTACAGCTGTCACGTCGTACAGGTAGAAGCGCGAGGTACTACCAAAGAGTGCGCGGCATGTGGCGCGGAGACGCCGAAACCTATCTGGATCAGGGAACACTCCTGCCCCTCGTGTGGGTTCGAGACGGATAGGGACGCGAACGCGGCGATGAACCTCCTCAAACGTGGTTTTGCTGAACTAGGGCTGGGATGGCCCGAAGACACGCCTGTGGAGACTGTGACCGCTACGGACACGACTCGGTTTGAGTCTGTGTCTGCAAGTCACGTCATTGAAACAGGAAGCCTGCCCTCGTGA
- a CDS encoding 50S ribosomal protein L15e yields MAKSFYSHIKDAWKDPGDGKLGELQWQRKQEWRKQGAIERIDRPTRLDKARELGYKAKQGIVMTRVSVRKGTARKERFTAGRRTKRQGVNRIGRRKNIQRMGEERVSRKYPNLRVLNSYWVGEDGSQKWFEVILVDPNHPAIENDDDLNWICDDNHQNRAFRGLTNAGKANRGLNNRGKGAEKVRPSNTGGQGRAK; encoded by the coding sequence ATGGCAAAAAGCTTCTACTCCCACATCAAGGACGCGTGGAAGGACCCCGGCGACGGGAAACTCGGGGAACTCCAGTGGCAGCGCAAGCAGGAATGGCGAAAGCAGGGCGCGATCGAGCGAATCGATCGCCCGACGCGACTCGACAAGGCTCGCGAACTCGGCTACAAGGCCAAGCAGGGGATCGTGATGACCCGCGTCTCGGTCCGCAAGGGGACCGCTCGCAAGGAGCGGTTCACGGCCGGTCGCCGGACGAAGCGCCAGGGTGTCAACCGCATCGGGCGGCGCAAGAACATCCAGCGCATGGGCGAAGAGCGCGTCTCCCGGAAGTACCCCAACCTGCGGGTGCTCAACAGCTACTGGGTCGGTGAAGACGGTAGCCAGAAGTGGTTCGAAGTGATCCTCGTCGATCCGAACCACCCGGCGATCGAGAACGACGACGACCTCAACTGGATCTGCGACGACAACCACCAGAACCGCGCCTTCCGCGGCCTCACCAACGCGGGCAAGGCCAACCGCGGTCTCAACAACCGCGGCAAGGGTGCGGAGAAGGTCCGGCCGTCCAACACTGGCGGCCAGGGTCGCGCGAAGTAA
- a CDS encoding glycoside hydrolase family 36 protein, with protein sequence MKEISTDGSTVRCDPAGGSFSLSDSSGELLSGRFDVAATPGSTTVAIDDVSTTARAGGIALSLTLANEGDDPVSLDRLSLTCDAAFGAEARVFRHGYQSWSPTGTLPVGERFPAEDPDNAPMMVDLAAPEDRRTSSYLTGFVEGDRALTIGFLQHERFCTRFDVVDDADGVHEVVAVCPFEGRSLDPGETLSVPTLWIDAGRDLQAGLTALADLIGAEMDARVPDAVPTGWCSWYHYFTDVTEADVRENLQELREWGIPVDVVQLDDGYMEAFGDWRSIADGFSDMAALASDVESAGYRPGLWLAPFYVEDGATLYAEHPDWFVTEPGSADEAIADGSSSAVGDPVDGGFRAGSKLYGLDTTHPEVQEWLRETVETIVDDWGFSYLKLDFLFAAALPGDRYDPDATRFEAYRRGVEIIDETVGDDVFLLGCGAPLAPSVGRFDAMRIGPDTDPVWETEGEAASQPALKNAVRNTLTRQFLHRRWWVNDPDCQLVRETSDLTDAEREAFAALVATTGGVGIFSDRLAEIDPAGRRLLERSLPPAETGVVEGLAAERFPSRVVCDRPGDGTTTVALFNWADDPRSIAFDARDYLDGASAETDAVVLWDGFEGRVLEGPTVERELPAHGAAVFAIVPADAGELVGDAATLTGGSDRIDDSALADGYLRAGVDGADVVFRTE encoded by the coding sequence ATGAAGGAGATATCGACCGATGGCAGCACGGTTCGATGCGATCCGGCGGGCGGATCGTTTTCTCTGTCTGATAGTTCCGGCGAACTCCTCTCGGGGCGGTTCGACGTCGCCGCCACACCGGGGTCGACGACGGTCGCGATCGACGACGTGTCGACGACGGCCCGGGCGGGCGGAATCGCCCTTTCGCTCACCCTCGCGAACGAGGGCGACGATCCGGTCTCGCTCGATCGGCTCTCGCTCACCTGTGACGCCGCCTTCGGCGCCGAGGCGCGCGTCTTCCGTCACGGCTACCAGTCGTGGTCGCCGACGGGGACCCTGCCGGTCGGCGAGCGGTTCCCCGCCGAGGACCCCGACAACGCGCCGATGATGGTCGACCTCGCGGCACCCGAGGATCGCCGGACCAGTAGCTACCTCACCGGCTTCGTCGAGGGCGATCGAGCCCTGACGATTGGCTTTCTCCAGCACGAGCGGTTCTGTACACGGTTCGACGTCGTCGACGACGCGGACGGCGTTCACGAGGTGGTCGCCGTCTGTCCGTTCGAGGGGCGGTCCCTCGACCCGGGCGAGACGCTCTCGGTGCCGACGCTCTGGATCGACGCGGGTCGGGACCTTCAGGCGGGGTTGACCGCCCTCGCCGACCTGATCGGCGCGGAGATGGACGCCCGGGTGCCGGACGCGGTGCCGACCGGCTGGTGTTCGTGGTACCACTACTTCACGGACGTCACCGAGGCCGACGTCCGCGAGAACCTCCAGGAACTTCGGGAGTGGGGCATTCCGGTCGACGTCGTCCAGCTCGACGACGGGTACATGGAGGCGTTCGGCGACTGGCGATCGATCGCCGACGGCTTCTCCGACATGGCCGCGCTCGCGAGCGACGTCGAGTCGGCGGGCTACCGGCCGGGACTCTGGCTCGCGCCGTTCTACGTCGAAGACGGCGCGACGCTGTACGCGGAGCATCCCGACTGGTTCGTCACCGAGCCGGGGTCGGCCGACGAAGCGATCGCCGACGGCAGTTCGAGCGCCGTCGGCGATCCGGTCGACGGCGGCTTCCGCGCCGGATCGAAGCTCTACGGACTCGACACCACCCACCCCGAGGTGCAGGAGTGGCTCCGCGAGACCGTCGAGACGATCGTCGACGACTGGGGCTTTTCCTACCTCAAACTGGACTTCCTCTTCGCGGCGGCGCTTCCCGGCGACCGCTACGACCCGGACGCGACCCGGTTCGAGGCCTACCGCCGGGGCGTCGAGATCATCGACGAAACCGTCGGGGACGACGTCTTTCTGCTGGGCTGTGGGGCGCCGCTCGCACCGAGCGTCGGCCGGTTCGACGCGATGCGGATCGGTCCCGATACCGATCCCGTCTGGGAAACCGAGGGCGAGGCCGCGAGCCAGCCCGCCCTGAAGAACGCGGTTCGAAACACCCTCACCCGACAGTTCCTCCACCGCCGCTGGTGGGTCAACGATCCCGACTGCCAGCTCGTTCGGGAGACGAGCGACCTCACCGACGCCGAGCGCGAGGCCTTCGCGGCCCTCGTCGCGACGACCGGCGGCGTCGGTATCTTCTCCGATCGGCTGGCCGAGATCGATCCCGCGGGCCGTCGGCTCCTGGAGCGATCGCTCCCACCGGCCGAGACCGGTGTCGTCGAGGGGCTCGCGGCGGAACGGTTCCCGTCGCGCGTCGTCTGCGACCGCCCCGGCGACGGCACCACGACGGTTGCGCTGTTCAACTGGGCCGACGACCCCCGATCGATCGCGTTCGACGCGCGCGACTATCTCGACGGCGCGTCGGCTGAGACGGACGCGGTCGTCCTCTGGGACGGGTTCGAGGGCCGCGTGCTCGAGGGACCGACGGTCGAACGCGAACTGCCCGCTCACGGCGCGGCGGTGTTCGCGATCGTTCCCGCCGACGCCGGCGAACTCGTCGGCGACGCGGCGACGCTCACGGGCGGGTCCGATCGGATCGACGACTCGGCACTCGCGGACGGCTACCTCCGGGCCGGCGTCGACGGCGCGGACGTGGTCTTCCGCACGGAGTGA
- a CDS encoding beta-galactosidase produces the protein MTIGVCYFPEHWPRERWERDVEEMAAAGIEYVRMAEFSWAVLEPERGEFDFEWLDEAVELVGDHGMQAVLCTPTATPPKWLVDERPEILQEEPDGTVREHGSRRHYCFNSRSYREETERIVTKLADRYADDPHVAGWQTDNEFGCHRTVRCYCDDCADAFRAWLAEKYGSIEALNEAWGNAFWSQRYTAFEEVDPPGPTPAEHHPSRLLDYARFSSDSVVDYNRLHVDLLRERNPDWFVTHNFMGRFPTLDAYAVSEDLDLVSWDSYPTGFVQDRLEGEPTPDQLRAGDPDQVGMDHDLYRSALGRPFWVMEQQPGDVNWPPHCPQPGEGAMRLWAHHATGHGADAVLYFRWRRCLEGQEQYHAGLRNGDGSPDRGYHDAAQAAEELATIGDVDHVDAPVALLFDYDDLWALDEQPHAPDFDYWSLLEAFYGALRARGVQVDVVHPSADLAGYDAVVAPALHLVTADLADRLTAYVEAGGELLLGPRTGVKDAYNKLRPAPQPGPLADLVGATVDQHESLPPQIETRVRRAGDPDDTYAFRTWAEWLDADAASPLLTYAGDGVASGRTAAVRNAVGDGSAVYCGVWPAADLADDLVRPLLERAGVSHSDRLPDGLRVCERGGWTWVTNFSSGRYRIAAGDVSWLVGDATVEAFDVAVADDGIVDGLSVDRL, from the coding sequence ATGACTATCGGGGTATGTTACTTCCCGGAGCACTGGCCCCGGGAGCGATGGGAGCGAGACGTCGAAGAGATGGCCGCGGCCGGCATCGAGTACGTTCGCATGGCGGAGTTCTCGTGGGCCGTCCTCGAACCCGAACGCGGCGAGTTCGATTTCGAGTGGCTGGACGAGGCCGTCGAACTCGTGGGCGACCACGGCATGCAGGCGGTGCTCTGTACGCCCACCGCGACGCCCCCGAAGTGGCTGGTCGACGAGCGACCCGAGATTCTGCAGGAAGAACCCGACGGCACCGTCCGGGAGCACGGCAGTCGCCGCCACTACTGTTTCAATTCCCGGTCCTACCGCGAGGAAACCGAACGGATCGTGACGAAACTGGCCGATCGGTACGCTGACGACCCCCACGTTGCGGGCTGGCAGACCGACAACGAGTTCGGCTGTCACCGCACCGTCCGCTGTTACTGTGACGACTGCGCCGACGCCTTCCGGGCGTGGCTCGCCGAGAAATACGGCTCGATCGAGGCGCTCAACGAGGCCTGGGGCAACGCCTTCTGGAGTCAGCGCTACACCGCCTTCGAGGAAGTCGATCCGCCGGGGCCGACGCCCGCCGAACACCACCCCTCGCGACTGCTCGACTACGCCCGGTTCTCGAGCGATTCGGTCGTCGACTACAACCGGTTGCACGTGGACCTGCTCCGCGAGCGGAACCCGGACTGGTTCGTGACCCACAACTTCATGGGTCGGTTCCCGACGCTCGACGCCTACGCCGTCAGCGAGGACCTCGATCTGGTCTCGTGGGACTCCTATCCGACGGGGTTCGTCCAGGATCGACTCGAGGGGGAACCGACACCGGACCAGTTGCGGGCCGGCGACCCCGACCAGGTCGGCATGGACCACGACCTCTACCGGAGCGCGCTCGGTCGTCCCTTCTGGGTGATGGAACAGCAGCCGGGCGACGTCAACTGGCCGCCCCACTGTCCCCAGCCCGGCGAGGGCGCGATGCGGCTCTGGGCCCACCACGCGACCGGTCACGGTGCCGACGCCGTGCTGTATTTCCGCTGGCGGCGCTGTCTCGAGGGGCAGGAACAGTACCACGCCGGCCTCCGGAACGGGGACGGCTCGCCCGATCGGGGCTACCACGACGCCGCGCAGGCCGCCGAGGAACTCGCCACGATCGGCGACGTCGACCACGTCGACGCGCCCGTTGCCCTGCTGTTCGACTACGACGATCTATGGGCGCTGGACGAACAGCCCCACGCCCCCGATTTCGACTACTGGAGCCTGCTCGAGGCCTTCTACGGCGCGCTCCGTGCCCGCGGCGTGCAGGTCGACGTCGTCCACCCGAGCGCCGACCTCGCGGGGTACGACGCGGTCGTCGCGCCCGCACTCCACCTCGTCACCGCGGACCTGGCCGATCGGCTCACCGCCTACGTCGAGGCCGGCGGGGAACTCCTCCTCGGTCCCCGGACGGGCGTCAAGGACGCGTACAACAAACTCCGACCCGCGCCACAGCCGGGGCCGCTGGCCGACCTCGTGGGCGCGACGGTCGACCAGCACGAGTCGCTCCCGCCCCAGATCGAGACGCGGGTTCGGCGCGCGGGCGATCCGGACGACACCTACGCGTTCCGCACGTGGGCCGAGTGGCTCGACGCGGACGCCGCCAGCCCCCTGCTCACCTACGCGGGGGACGGCGTCGCGTCGGGGCGAACGGCGGCCGTCCGCAACGCGGTCGGCGACGGGAGCGCCGTCTACTGCGGCGTCTGGCCGGCGGCCGACCTCGCGGACGACCTCGTTCGGCCCCTCCTCGAACGCGCGGGTGTGTCCCACAGCGATCGGCTCCCCGACGGCCTCCGCGTCTGCGAGCGCGGCGGCTGGACGTGGGTGACGAACTTCTCGAGCGGTCGGTATCGCATCGCCGCCGGGGACGTCTCGTGGCTCGTCGGGGACGCGACCGTCGAGGCGTTCGACGTGGCGGTCGCCGACGACGGGATCGTCGACGGCCTCTCTGTCGATCGGCTCTAG
- a CDS encoding HalOD1 output domain-containing protein, producing the protein MAHNNGLSRLADADDRTSMRIIEAVSTAQRVSPDELELPLYDVVDPEALDRLFDADPATDLRVSFEYADHTVQVRSGGRVSIDGVGYDPGDDPERSLG; encoded by the coding sequence ATGGCTCACAACAACGGGCTCAGCCGGCTGGCCGATGCTGACGACCGAACGAGTATGCGGATCATCGAGGCAGTGTCGACTGCGCAACGCGTTTCGCCGGACGAACTCGAACTACCGCTCTACGACGTCGTCGACCCCGAAGCGCTCGATCGACTCTTCGATGCCGACCCCGCGACCGACCTCAGGGTGTCGTTCGAGTACGCGGACCACACAGTACAGGTGCGGAGCGGCGGACGAGTTTCGATCGACGGCGTCGGCTACGACCCGGGCGACGACCCCGAACGCAGTCTCGGCTGA
- a CDS encoding bacterio-opsin activator domain-containing protein, translating to MTPDHEAPAQVRRWHTLYKREQELGRQKTYTNDILNALDDVFYVLDANGDLERWNDRLTEVTGYTDREVASMNALEFFDEADTQRVGDALEKTIDEGRNRLAVDLLTKAGTPIPFEFIGVTLADVDGRPVVAGIGRDVSERKRLESQLRTEKEHFRAALENSPMVAFRQDTDLRYTWIGNAHPDFRPEDVLGKRDDELLPAAAAETITAPKRRVLETGTGVREVVTYEVPSGTVTYDLTIDPLRDESGAIVGVTGAALDVTDRQEREQVLERTSDLLEQTQQIAGVGGWELDLQTEPPYSGMWTDELYRIHDLPLDADHDMERGIEFYHPDDRERVRTAITRAIEDGERYDLEARLITAAEDVRWVRTIGTPVLDGDRIVAVRGSLQDITSQKHHEIALQSLHDATRGLLHTESKADTATLVVDVATDVLDIPGVAMYLLDTGTNEFDPVVTTPGFDERCDEPSPIAIGDEDSPVWNAFASGTGSVLDVPIPSGESSPFGDEGDSALLVPIGDHGVFVAVSDDLAVDDATRRLVETLVATAVAAFDRLRSETSLEQRDAELEARNETLTRQVAINELLRTIDRSLVRATTRDGIEAAVCEQLVESDGIEFAWIGDLESNGRELVARTWHGSTLNYLDAIAVDGRVPIDEPAWQTARTGETTVVSNVVEGMRDEPWRGTALSFGFQSIVVVPLVYDEYSYGVLAVYTTEQSAISDLERTVFEELGETIASSINAVETRRGLHSSTALRLKLRFTDADSFMMQLARDANARVRYDGLVAASDDETQLFVTVTGASPPTIEAILDDLVSVTDHRCISSVDGDHRFEIRAKGPVVAAKLVRHGGSPQSIVAVPGGAEVVVEVPLETDVREFVEMLGEQFPTVELVSRQDVERSTNTERELVDSLSDRQQEVLNAAYFGGFFEWPRESTGEEIAEMLGVSQPTVNRHLRLGQKALLRRLFGDR from the coding sequence ATGACACCGGACCACGAGGCTCCGGCCCAGGTTCGCCGCTGGCACACGTTGTACAAACGCGAACAGGAACTCGGCCGCCAGAAGACCTACACGAACGACATCCTGAACGCGCTCGACGACGTTTTCTACGTACTCGACGCGAACGGTGATCTCGAGCGCTGGAACGATCGGTTGACCGAGGTAACCGGCTACACCGATCGTGAGGTCGCGTCGATGAACGCGCTCGAATTTTTCGACGAAGCAGATACGCAGCGGGTTGGGGACGCGCTCGAGAAGACGATCGACGAGGGGCGGAACCGACTGGCGGTCGATCTCCTGACGAAAGCGGGAACGCCGATCCCGTTCGAATTCATCGGCGTCACACTCGCGGACGTAGACGGCCGCCCGGTCGTCGCCGGGATCGGCCGCGACGTGAGCGAGCGCAAACGCCTCGAATCGCAACTCCGAACCGAGAAGGAGCACTTCCGGGCGGCGCTCGAGAACTCGCCGATGGTCGCGTTCAGACAGGATACCGACCTTCGGTACACGTGGATCGGTAACGCACATCCCGACTTCCGCCCCGAAGACGTGCTCGGGAAACGGGACGACGAGTTGCTGCCGGCGGCCGCAGCCGAGACGATCACGGCACCGAAACGGCGGGTGCTGGAGACGGGGACCGGCGTTCGCGAGGTGGTGACCTACGAGGTGCCGAGCGGCACGGTCACCTACGATCTGACCATCGACCCACTGCGAGACGAGTCGGGTGCGATCGTGGGCGTGACCGGTGCCGCGCTGGACGTCACCGATCGCCAGGAGCGCGAACAGGTGCTCGAGCGAACCAGCGATCTGCTCGAACAGACCCAGCAGATCGCTGGCGTCGGCGGCTGGGAACTCGATCTCCAGACGGAGCCGCCCTACAGCGGGATGTGGACGGACGAACTCTACCGGATTCACGACCTGCCGCTCGACGCGGACCACGACATGGAGCGTGGCATCGAGTTCTACCATCCGGACGATCGGGAACGGGTCCGGACGGCGATCACCCGGGCGATCGAGGACGGCGAGCGCTACGATCTCGAGGCCCGGCTGATCACGGCGGCCGAGGACGTCCGCTGGGTGCGGACGATCGGGACGCCCGTGCTCGACGGCGATCGTATCGTCGCCGTTCGCGGGTCGCTCCAGGACATCACCTCGCAAAAGCACCACGAGATAGCCCTGCAGTCGCTCCACGACGCGACGCGCGGCCTGCTCCACACGGAGTCGAAAGCCGACACCGCTACGCTCGTGGTCGACGTCGCGACGGACGTCCTCGACATCCCCGGCGTCGCGATGTATCTGCTCGATACCGGCACGAACGAGTTCGATCCAGTCGTGACGACGCCGGGGTTCGACGAGCGCTGTGACGAGCCGTCGCCGATCGCGATCGGCGACGAGGACTCGCCCGTCTGGAACGCGTTCGCCTCCGGTACCGGGTCCGTGCTCGACGTGCCGATCCCCTCCGGCGAGTCGTCCCCCTTCGGCGACGAGGGCGATAGCGCGCTCCTGGTACCGATCGGGGATCACGGCGTCTTTGTCGCCGTTTCGGACGACCTCGCCGTCGACGATGCGACTCGACGGCTGGTCGAGACGCTCGTCGCGACGGCGGTCGCGGCGTTCGATCGCCTGCGAAGCGAGACGAGCCTCGAGCAACGCGACGCGGAACTCGAGGCGCGAAACGAGACCCTCACGCGGCAGGTCGCGATCAACGAACTACTGCGAACGATCGATCGGTCGCTGGTCAGGGCGACGACCCGGGACGGGATCGAAGCGGCCGTCTGCGAACAGCTGGTCGAGAGCGACGGGATCGAGTTCGCCTGGATCGGCGACCTCGAGTCGAACGGTCGGGAACTGGTCGCACGAACGTGGCACGGGTCCACGCTGAACTACCTCGACGCGATCGCGGTCGACGGGCGCGTGCCGATCGACGAACCGGCCTGGCAGACCGCCCGGACCGGCGAGACGACCGTCGTCTCGAACGTCGTCGAGGGGATGCGGGACGAGCCCTGGCGAGGGACGGCCCTCTCGTTCGGATTCCAGTCGATCGTCGTCGTTCCGCTGGTGTACGACGAGTACTCCTACGGCGTCCTGGCGGTGTACACCACCGAACAGTCGGCCATCAGCGACCTCGAACGAACCGTCTTCGAAGAACTCGGGGAGACGATCGCCAGTTCGATAAACGCGGTCGAGACCCGACGGGGGCTTCACTCGAGTACCGCACTCCGGCTGAAACTGCGATTCACCGACGCCGACTCGTTCATGATGCAACTCGCTCGCGACGCGAACGCCCGCGTCCGGTACGACGGACTCGTCGCGGCTTCGGACGACGAGACGCAGCTATTCGTGACCGTAACCGGGGCGTCGCCGCCGACGATCGAGGCCATCCTGGACGACCTGGTTTCGGTCACGGACCACCGGTGCATCAGTTCGGTCGACGGCGACCATCGATTCGAAATCCGGGCGAAAGGGCCGGTCGTTGCGGCGAAACTCGTTCGCCACGGGGGCAGCCCCCAGTCGATCGTCGCTGTTCCCGGCGGAGCCGAGGTCGTGGTCGAGGTCCCGCTCGAGACCGACGTCCGGGAGTTCGTCGAGATGCTCGGCGAACAGTTCCCGACCGTGGAACTCGTCTCCCGGCAGGACGTCGAGCGATCGACGAACACCGAACGGGAACTCGTCGACTCGCTGAGCGATCGCCAGCAGGAGGTGCTGAACGCGGCCTACTTCGGCGGCTTCTTCGAGTGGCCCCGGGAGAGCACGGGCGAGGAAATCGCCGAGATGCTCGGCGTGTCACAGCCGACCGTCAATCGACACCTCCGACTCGGCCAGAAAGCGCTGTTGCGCCGGCTGTTCGGCGATCGATAG